In Colletotrichum higginsianum IMI 349063 chromosome 1, whole genome shotgun sequence, one genomic interval encodes:
- a CDS encoding PA domain-containing protein, whose product MPTTSLLLSALGLLLSGAAVIRSAGALETYIVQMREDDSQASRLLRRSVIDASLDSVAVDRAAVLYTYDNALSGYAAALTGDQVAALRGQPGVLSVRRDGVNYLHTSRSSAFLGLEDAALLGQGYGGGYGGGTEGLNGTSNNSNNNNNPESDLVVGVLDTGIWPENPSFHDDGMPPVPVWWKGECEEGERFPATSCNRKLVGARAFSKGYVANVTNGTGVWNWTAAGETPSALDDSGHGTHTASTAAGAAVPGVSLFGLAAGTARGMAPGARIAAYKVCWARGCMDSDIIAAMDSAIEDGVDLMSLSLGPSEPSFNELEGIVVGSYAAARKDIFVSVSAGNQGPGLGTVTALAPWILSVGASTLDRDFPAYVTLGNGKTYTGASLYVNGSVPGVAPLADGEAIALVLGSQADKGNATTASLCLDGGLDPAKVAGKMVVCARGGNNSRVAKGGVVKAAGGRGMLLVNPPANGNEIVADSHVLPALHLSAADGAEVEAYARSGNGTAVLRFEGTRLGVPAPLMAGFSSRGPNVPVPQLLKPDITGPGVSILAAWTGGVGPTGGANDTRRVAFNIISGTSMSCPHLSGIALFVMARRPEWSPAAVRSALMTTAYTTTKGGDQSPMLDAANLQPATPLSYGNGHVDPVAALDPGLVYDIHPDDYFGFLCAINATSAFIGGITRGNRTCATDGGYSAYDLNYPSFSVLYGGAPTPGAANGTYTATLRRTVTNVGGPGTYTAEVSLRDPGLVKVSVEPATLSFAAAGEKQGYAVTVTMCAPPSRNATSSGRLVWSDGTHVVGSALSFVWGVGS is encoded by the exons ATGCCCACGACCTCGCTGCTGCTCTCGGCCCTGGGCCTGCTCCTCTCCGGGGCCGCCGTCATCCGGAGCGCCGGGGCCCTCGAGACGTACATCGTCCAGATGCGCGAGGACGACTCGCAGGCCTCGCGCCTCCTGCGCCGGTCCGTGATCGACGCCTCGCTCGactccgtcgccgtcgaccgcgccgccgtgctgTACACCTACGACAACGCCCTCAGCGGCTACGCCGCCGCGCTCACGGGCgaccaggtcgccgccctgcGGGGTCAGCCCGGCGTGCTGTCCGTCCGGCGCGACGGGGTGAACTACCTGCACACCAGCAGGTCGTCGGCCTTCCTCGGGCTGGAGGACGCGGCGCTTCTCGGGCAGGGATACGGCGGCGGatacggcggcggcaccgagggCCTCAACGGCACgagcaacaacagcaacaacaacaacaacccagagtcggacctcgtcgtcggcgtcctggaCACGGGCATCTGGCCCGAGAACCCGAGCTTCCACGACGACGGGatgccgccggtgccggtgtgGTGGAAGGGCGAgtgcgaggagggcgagaggtTCCCGGCGACCAGCTGCAACCGGAAGCTCGTGGGCGCGAGGGCCTTCTCCAAGGGCTACGTCGCCAACGTGACCAACGGCACGGGGGTCTGGAActggacggcggccggggagacgccgtcggcccTGGACGACAGCGGCCACGGCACGCacacggcgtcgacggcggccggcgccgcggtcCCGGGGGTGAGCCTTTTCGGGCTGGCGGCCGGCACGGCGCGCGGGATGGCGCCGGGGGCCCGGATCGCCGCGTACAAGGTCTGCTGGGCCCGGGGGTGCATGGACTCGGACATCATCGCGGCCATGGACTCggccatcgaggacggcgtcgacctcatGTCGCTGTCGCTCGGCCCCAGCGAGCCCTCCTTCAACGAGCTggagggcatcgtcgtcgggtcCTACGCCGCGGCCCGGAAGGACATCTTCGTCTCCGTGTCCGCCGGGAATCA AGGACCCGGGCTCGGGACGGTCACCGCGCTCGCCCCCTGGATCCTCAGCGTCGGCGCGAGCACCCTCGACCGCGACTTCCCCGCCTACGTCACCCTCGGCAACGGTAAGACATACACCGGCGCCTCCCTCTACGTCAACGGCTCCGTCCCGGGCGTCGCGCccctggccgacggcgaggcgatcgccctcgtcctcggcagccAGGCCGACAAGGGCAACGCCACCACGGCGTCGCTGTgcctggacggcggcctcgacccgGCAAAGGTCGCCGGGAAGATGGTCGTCTGCGCGAGGGGCGGGAACAACTCCCGCGTCGccaagggcggcgtcgtcaaggccgccggcgggcgcggcATGCTGCTCGTCAACCCGCCGGCCAACGGCAACGAGATCGTCGCCGACTCCCACGTGCTCCCGGCCCTGCACCTCAGcgcggccgacggcgccgaggtggaggCGTACGCCAGGTCCGGCAACGGGACGGCGGTGCTGAGATTCGAGGGGACCCGCCTCGGCGTGCCGGCCCCGCTCATGGCCGGCTTCAGCTCCCGCGGGCCGAACGTCCCCGTGCCGCAGCTGCTGAAGCCGGACATCACCGGCCCGGGCGTCTCCATCCTCGCGGCGTGGACCGGCGGTGTCGGTCCCACGGGCGGCGCCAACGACACCCGCCGCGTGGCCTTCAACATCATCTCCGGCACGTCCATGTCCTGCCCGCACCTGAGCGGcatcgccctcttcgtcatGGCCCGGCGGCCCGAGTGGagccccgccgccgtccggtcGGCGCTCATGACGACGGCGTACACGACGACCAAGGGCGGCGACCAGTCGCCGATGCTGGACGCGGCCAACCTGCAGCCGGCGACGCCCCTGAGCTACGGCAACGGCCACGTCGACCCCGTGGCCGCCCTGGACCCGGGCCTCGTGTACGACATCCACCCGGACGACTACTTTGGCTTCCTGTGCGCCATCAACGCCACGTCGgccttcatcggcggcatcacgCGGGGCAACCGCACGTGCGCGACGGACGGGGGTTACAGCGCGTACGACCTCAACTACCCGTCCTTCTCCGTGCTATACGGCGgcgcgccgacgccgggcgCAGCCAACGGGACCTACACGGCCACGCTCAGGCGCACCGTCACCAACGTCGGCGGGCCCGGCACGTACACGGCCGAGGTCTCTCTCCGCGACCCGGGCCTGGTCAAGGTCTCGGTGGAGCCCGCGACGctctccttcgccgccgcgggggAGAAGCAGGGCTACGCGGTCACGGTGACGATGTGTGCGCCGCCCAGCCGGAAcgcgacgtcgtccgggAGGCTTGTGTGGTCCGACGGGACCCATGTGGTGGGCAGCGCTCTGTCTTTTGTATGGGGCGTCGGCTCTTGA
- a CDS encoding FAD binding domain containing protein: MHPVKIMAVLGLSAVASAAPLDTPLEARDAGDILADLQAQALENLKAAEANGTLSKRGGCNLFNAQVRRDWAAFSAKERKEYIGACLLTSPSKSDPAFAPGARNRYDDFVAVHINQTRSIHGTGNFLTWHRYYTWAYENALKTECGYRGAQPYWNWFAHTDDPRKSPVFDGSDTSLSGDGAYVPHNGSVSASPFGEIYVPSGHGGGCVTSGPLVNMTVNLGPVSPGMRGLEANPNGAMEHNPRCLSRDLSAYAASTWLTPTNLLNVTVGQASKNIQTFQDELQGRFSQGFLGMHAAGHFVANGDASDLYSSPTDPSFFLHHAMVDRVYWLWQALHLWEAFDIAGTITILNLPPSRDATKEDLIELGVLAEDRTIGELLNTIDGSPFCYVYL; encoded by the exons ATGCATCCCGTCAAGATCatggccgtcctcggcctgtccgccgtcgcctccgccgcGCCCCTCGACACGCccctcgaggcccgcgaCGCCGGAGACATCCTCGCGGACCTGCAAGCCCAGGCCTTGGAGAACctgaaggccgccgaggccaacggGACCCTCTCCAAGCGAGGAGGCTGCAACCTGTTCAACGCCCAGGTGCGCAGGGACTG ggccgccttctccgccaAGGAGCGCAAGGAGTACATCGGCGCC TGCCTGCTCACCTCGCCCTCCAAGTCGGACCCGGCCTTCGCCCCGGGCGCCCGCAACCGGTACGACgacttcgtcgccgtccacATCAACCAGACGCGCTCCATCCACGGCACCGGCAACTTCCTGACCTGGCACCGCTACTACACCTGGGCCTACGAGAACGCCCTCAAGACCGAGTGCGGCTACCGCGGCGCCCAGCCCTACTGGAACTGGTTCGCCCACACCGACGACCCGCGCAAGTCCCCCGTCTTCGACGGCAGCGACACCAGTCtgagcggcgacggcgcctACGTTCCTCACAACGGCAGCGTCAGCGCCTCGCCCTTTGGCGAGATCTACGTCCCCtccggccacggcggcgggtgCGTCACCAGCGGTCCCCTCGTCAA CATGACCGTCAACCTCGGCCCCGTCTCCCCCGGCAtgcgcggcctcgaggcgaACCCCAACGGCGCCATGGAGCACAACCCGCGCTGCCTCAGCCGCGACCTGAGCGCCTACGCCGCCTCGACCTGGCTGACCCCGACCAACCTGCTCAACGTCACCGTCGGCCAGGCCTCCAAGAACATCCAGACCTTCCAGGACGAGCTGCAGGGCCGCTTCAGCCAGGGCTTCCTCG GCAtgcacgccgccggccacttcgtcgccaacggcgacgccaGCGACCTCTACTCCTCCCCGACCgacccctccttcttcctccaccACGCCATGGTCGACCGCGTCTACTGGCTCTGGCAGGCCCTCCACCTCTGGGAGGCCTTCGACATCGCcggcaccatcaccatcctCAACCTGCCCCCGAGCCGCGACGCCACCAAGGAGGACCTCATCGAGCTgggcgtcctcgccgaggaccgcACCATCGGGGAGCTCCTGAACACGATCGACGGGTCGCCCTTCTGCTACGTCTACCTGTAG
- a CDS encoding Integral membrane protein, whose amino-acid sequence MSSSQTPPAQPIDPEWARESNTAMIVGVTGGFHALALLFVGLRVYTRMAIVKVMGRDDIVVVASVLCAVAGMTIFSVQAFYGLGKHSLIIPEEDMVVMRRSSFFQSIISSIAGLALLKVSIGLSLLRLSRSTWYSRSLWALIAFVSAYSFMAWMTFFFFCQPLEGYWDKSLKPKCYPITLFIKFGLINTAFNIFTDVCFATLPVSIIWTLQMKLRTRIYLIIVLSLGYFAVAMGIIKSVYQIAYGKDTDKTFYQSIQFWEFLQLNLGIIAACAPSLKPLVGHALKISSGDRYHGELYENRRPRGTRTTTNTSKRRQGYRVHDSRGEFEMHDRPFAGSPDVRRTTVVDDAYAYEKDGSRGSGSEDMILKDDGGRGIMRTTEISIQR is encoded by the exons ATGTCCTCAAGccagacgccgccggcccagCCGATCGACCCCGAGTGGGCCAGGGAGAGCAACACGGCCATGATCGTCGGGGTCACGGGCGGGTTCCACGCGCTCGCCCTGCTGTTCGTCGGCCTCCGCGTCTATACCCGCATGGCCATCGTCAAGGTCATGGGACGCGATgacattgtcgtcgtcgcctccgtG CTCTGCGCCGTGGCCGGCATGACCATCTTCTCCGTCCAGGCCTTCTACGGCCTCGGCAAGCACTCCCTCATAATCCCCGAGGAGGACATGGTCGTCATGCGCCGGTCCAGCTTCTTCCAGTCCATCATATcctccatcgccggcctggccCTGCTCAAGGTGTCCATCGGCCTCTCCCTGCTCCGCCTCAGCCGGAGCACCTGGTACTCGCGGTCCCTGTGGGCGCTGATAG CGTTCGTCTCGGCCTACAGCTTCATGGCGTGGatgaccttcttcttcttctgccagCCCCTGGAGGGCTACTGGGACAAGAGCCTGAAGCCCAAGTGCTACCCCATCACCCTCTTCATCAAGTTCGGCCTGATCAACACGGCCTTCAACATCTTCACCGACGTCTGCTTCGCGACGCTGCCCGTGAGCATCATCTGGACGCTGCAGATGAAGCTGAGGACCCGGATCTACCTGATCATCGTCCTGAGCCTGGGGTACTT CGCGGTGGCCATGGGCATCATCAAGTCTGTGTATCAAATCGCCTACGGGAAGGATACGGACAAGACATT CTACCAAAGCATCCAGTTCTGGGAATT CCTGCAGCTCAAcctcggcatcatcgccgcgtGCGCCCCCTCGCTGAAGCCGCTCGTCGGGCACGCCCTCAAGATCTCGTCGGGCGACCGGTACCACGGCGAGCTGTACGAGAACCGGCGGCCGCGCGGGACCCGGACGACGACCAACACGTCGAAGCGGCGGCAGGGGTACAGGGTGCACGACAGCCGCGGGGAGTTCGAGATGCACGACCGCCCCTTTGCCGGGTCGCCCGACGTGCGCCGCAcgaccgtcgtcgacgacgcctaCGCCTACGAGAAGGACGGGAGCCGGGGGTCCGGGAGCGAGGACATGATCCtcaaggacgacggcgggcgcggcATCATGCGGACCACGGAGATTTCGATACAGCGGTGA
- a CDS encoding TPR domain-containing protein, which translates to MFAVRQAAGKGLGVFALKPIPRGRRILAEEALLTVPSSDSGGSLLRQARLLSDAGRASLLALAPNPGKSGVLSWLESLWRSRSAPARTAANHAVLNIFRNNNFDIGDRTRALFPRVARLNHACVPNAQGNFNAALRAFTVHATRDIRADEEITISYLDEHLGLRDARQSALREGYGFACGCAACGGGGSSGGATFGDGEARRAEIGRRLERFAEAGSADPADELEMMTALLGAYDAEGLRGREVSTMCIAAARKAFELGREAEGRELALKGLRLEEDAVGRDSPFYAAAREEVSGLGVEV; encoded by the coding sequence ATGTTCGCCGTCCGTCAAGCGGCCGGAAagggcctcggcgtcttcgccctGAAGCCCATCCCCCGGGGCCGCAGGATCCTCGCCGAAGAGGCCCTGCTCACCGTCCCCTCGTCGGACAGCGGCGGCTCCCTCCTCCGGCAGGCCCGGCTCCTCTCGGACGCCGGCCGGGCGTCGCTCCTCGCGCTGGCCCCGAACCCGGGCAAGTCGGGCGTGCTCAGCTGGCTCGAGTCTCTGTGGCGGAGCCGGTCCGCGCCGGCCCGCACGGCCGCCAACCACGCCGTCCTCAACATCTTCCGCAACAACAACTTCGACATCGGCGACCGGACCCGCGCCCTCTTCCCCCGCGTCGCCCGCCTCAACCACGCCTGCGTGCCCAACGCCCAGGGCAACTTCAACGCCGCCCTGCGCGCCTTCACCGTCCACGCCACCCGCGACAtccgcgccgacgaggagatcaCCATCTCCTACCTCGAcgagcacctcggcctccgcgACGCCCGGCAGAGCGCCCTGCGCGAGGGCTACGGCTTCGCCTGCGGTTGCGCCGCGTGCGGTGGCGGTGGTAGTAGCGGCGGCGCGACtttcggcgacggcgaggcgcGGAGGGCCGAGATCGGGCGCAGGCTGGAGcgcttcgccgaggccggctcGGCGGACccggccgacgagctcgagatgatgacggcgctTCTGGGCGCGTACGACGCCGAGGGGCTCCGCGGGCGGGAGGTGTCGACCATGtgcatcgccgccgcgcgcAAGGCGTTCGAGCTGGGCagggaggcggaggggagggagctGGCGCTCAAGGGGCTGCGGCTGgaggaggacgccgtcgggAGGGACAGCCCGTTCtacgcggcggcgagggaggaggtcTCGGGGCTCGGGGTCGAGGTTTGA
- a CDS encoding Ester hydrolase c11orf54-like protein, which translates to MRVETFPLSPPSLEEIAAHLQAPLAANYTHASVGVVRCPDLRAAPFHLATEGLSGDEKIADVGGQPNLFPRPRLDTIWSLPEVARAIGMSPERGGLIGAGAGPFHVLGQNSELAPNLGWSGGLGENEIDNQSRVILIERGSDGGDGTTGKKNAVSVRAAPSTDCGLMANLFASRGEPGPVLRIAARGRKGPEKSFTECIRQGLRAAYGGERTVSLGGAFVVRAGRATYHVMPDFPPERDLPFRDRRAVEDWLTFHDFDAPVVGLSVLHSADPAGGMALRMEHTHAFSAAGEDAGGHYHFEAEGEGDVIEYEGYFNTAKAIYRVDRPAGSS; encoded by the coding sequence aTGCGCGTCGAAACGTTCCCCCTCTCGCCCCCGAGCCTCGAGGAGATCGCCGCGCACCTCCAAGcgcccctcgccgccaactaCACTCACGCgtccgtcggcgtcgtccgcTGCCCCGACCTGCGCGCCGCCCCCTTCCACCTGGCCACCGAGGGCCtctcgggcgacgagaagatcgccgacgtcggcggccagCCGAACCTGTTCCCCCGCCCGCGCCTCGACACCATCTGGTCCCTGCCCGAGGTCGCCAGGGCCATCGGCATGAGCCCCGAGAGGGGCggcctcatcggcgccggcgcggggccgttccacgtcctcggccagaACAGCGAGCTCGCGCCGAACCTCGGCTGGtccggcggcctcggcgagaaTGAGATTGACAACCAGAGCCGGGTCATTCTGATCGAACGCGGcagcgatggcggcgacggtaCCACGGGGAAGAAGAACGCCGTCAGCGTCCGGGCGGCGCCCTCCACCGACTGCGGGCTGATGGCGAATCTGTTCGCGTCCCGGGGCGAGCCGGGCCCCGTGCTCAGGATCGCGGCGCGGGGACGAAAGGGGCCGGAGAAGAGCTTCACCGAGTGCATCCGCCAGGGCCTGCGGGCCGCGTACGGCGGCGAGCGGACCGTCAGCCTCGGCGGGGCGTTCGTGGTGAGGGCGGGCAGGGCGACGTACCACGTCATGCCGGACTTCCCCCCGGAGCGCGACCTGCCCTTCCGGGACCGCAGGGCGGTGGAGGACTGGCTGACGTTCCACGACTTCGACGCGCCCGTCGTGGGGCTGTCGGTGCTGCACTCGGCGGACCCGGCCGGGGGGATGGCCTTGCGGATGGAGCACACGCACgcgttctcggcggccggggaggatgccggcggccACTACCacttcgaggccgagggcgagggggaCGTTATCGAGTACGAGGGCTACTTCAACACCGCCAAGGCCATCTATCGGGTGGACCGGCCGGCGGGTTCGAGTTGA
- a CDS encoding Quinate utilization pathway activator yields the protein MRRRSSPRPPSSLSPTSTPRRTSRTPEPGSARSSIASRACDACRARRRKCRFDEGEGEGEGEASPRAAVQNRTQNQTRTQCRDCRRLGIVCSFLVPTRPRGPKRRKRLPSMSAGSDGELPPRESGANQVHRQPVEPALNNNNEPVLVLPESNHHPHPPRTSQARSPFEASPNLIHGPSPHAAAHSHLNTESPSVQVANPGYPTDELCSRRLIHVLMADYLDLVYPLVPVVHRPSFRHDLATNRDVTDPDFSALLISLCALVVGLLPSRFRDYRAVDPEAGRRFGTTRTAMIDRCAEICMRQRTARYWDRINHRKWAVCYVLSVACFQTGQVNRSRMFDVEYLQLSRLLGLHRISEYEGLNCIETQLRKKAFWMLFYGYAVQTGRGVELSYFGPGELREVNYDALMPLAIDDEHILRDRILDPARPSRTTTTTTTVAAVPHDTPPTTHAPKPRCRRRRAGPAFVLADGFNIHSSVFLKGLREEMRTVGCDCELRQSPAFRLARLRELLLEMRYMLDNAPGPLRQWASSESYDDDGGGGNDEDDDDNDDNDDDDDDDDNGAAAAAAAAVAGTPDGRWAAVSSYGSPAGHSRGQAADGAPDPSEVMRGQAEVMRANIHVTHLWLQSLLLEKVEVVIQESALGNPSSGVGAAAAAEEVSEALRENWAEREDICRQMLHLLHSIPYVYLEPNGLYLTYKVRDVAVTLLNCPFQPHERPARRAVEYMRDFTRALSRLDRSETVNTNSLKSWVDVDREPAPA from the exons AtgcgccgccgctcgagcccccgcccgccgtcatccctctcgccgacgtcgacccCTCGGCGGACCAGCAGGACGCCGGAGCCGGGGTCCGCGAGGTCCAGCATCGCCAGCAGGGCGTGCGACGCCTGCCGCGCGCGGAGGAGGAAATGCCGcttcgacgagggcgagggcgagggcgagggagaggcctcgccccgcgccgccgtccagaaTCGGACGCAGAATCAGACACGGACGCAGTGCCGCGATTGCCGCAGACTCGGCATCGTGTGCAGTTTCCTCGTGCCCACAAGGCCCCGGGGACCGAAACGCAG GAAACGCCTCCCGTCAATGTCTGCCGGGAGCGATGGCGAGCTGCCCCCCCGTGAATCCGGCGCAAACCAGGTACATCGCCAACCCGTGGAGCCGGCCctgaacaacaacaacgagcCCGTTCTCGTCTTGCCGGAGAGTAACCATCATCCCCATCCTCCGAGAACATCGCAGGCCAGGTCCCCTTTCGAGGCCTCGCCGAACCTCATCCATGGACCCTCCCCCCATGCTGCCGCTCACTCCCACCTCAACACCGAGTCGCCGTCGGTACAGGTGGCCAACCCGGGCTACCCGACCGACGAGCTGTGCTCGAGAAGGCTGATCCACGTCCTGATGGCCGActacctcgacctcgtctaCCCCCTGGTGCCCGTCGTCCACAGGCCGAGCTTCCGCCACGACCTGGCCACCAACCGCGACGTGACGGACCCGGACTTCTCCGCGCTGCTCATCAGCCTGTGcgcgctcgtcgtcggcctgctgccCTCGCGCTTCCGCGACTACCGGgccgtcgaccccgaggccggccgccgcttcggcacgacgaggacggccatGATCGACCGCTGCGCCGAGATCTGCATGCGCCAGCGCACCGCCCGCTACTGGGACCGCATCAACCACCGGAAGTGGGCCGTGTGCTACGTCTTGTCCGTCGCCTGCTTCCAGACGGGGCAGGTCAACCGGAGCCGCATGTTCGACGTCGAGTACCTGCAGCTCTCGCgcctgctgggcctgcaTAGGATCTCCGAGTACGAGGGCCTCAACTGCATCGAGACCCAGCTGCGGAAGAAGGCGTTTTGGATGCTCTTCTATGGTTACGC GGTCCAGaccggccgcggcgtcgagctgtCGTACTTTGGCCCCGGCGAGCTCCGCGAAGTCAACTACGACGCCCTCATGCCCCtggccatcgacgacgagcacATCCTCAGGGACAGGATCCTGGACCCCGCGAGGCCGtcccggacgacgacgacaacgacgacagtGGCGGCCGTCCCTCACGAtacgccgccgacgacccaCGCACCGAAaccccgctgccgccgccgtcgcgcgGGTCCggccttcgtcctcgccgacggcttCAACATCCACTCCAGCGTGTTCCTCAAGGGCTTGCGCGAGGAGATGAGGACCGTGGGCTGCGACTGCGAGCTCCGGCAGAGCCCCGCCTTCCGCCTGGCGCGCCTGCGCGAGCTCCTCCTGGAGATGCGCTACATGCTCGACAACGCCCCCGGGCCCCTGCGGCAGTGGGCCTCGTCCGAGagctacgacgacgacggcggcggcggcaacgacgaagacgatgatgataacgacgacaacgacgatgacgatgacgacgacgataacggtgctgctgccgctgccgctgccgccgtcgcgggcACCCCGGACGGCCGGTGGGCCGCGGTGTCGAGCTACGGCAGCCCGGCGGGACACTCGCGCGGCCaggcggccgacggcgcgccggACCCCTCCGAGGTGATGCGGGGCCAGGCCGAGGTGATGAGGGCCAACATCCACGTCACGCACCTGTGGCTGCAGAGCCTGCTGCTGGAgaaggtcgaggtcgtcatcCAGGAGAGCGCGCTGGGGAACCCCTCGTCGGGGgtgggggcggcggcggcggcggaagaggtCTCGGAGGCCCTCAGGGAGAACTGGGCCGAGCGGGAGGACATTTGCCGCCAGATGCTTCACCTGCTGCACAGCATCCCGTACGTCTACCTGGAGCCCAACGGCCTGTACCTG ACGTACAAGGTCCGCGACGTGGCTGTCACGCTCCTCAACTGCCCCTTCCAGCCCCACGAGCGGCCTGCGCGCCGCGCGGTGGAGTACATGCGCGACTTCACGCGCGCGCTGTCGCGGCTGGACCGGAGCGAGACGGTCAACACCAACAGCCTGAAGAGCTGGGTCGATGTCGACCgcgagccggcgccggcgtga